The Oncorhynchus masou masou isolate Uvic2021 chromosome 8, UVic_Omas_1.1, whole genome shotgun sequence genome has a window encoding:
- the LOC135543702 gene encoding uncharacterized protein LOC135543702 → MGAPSYRPRLPPRLPPSYPRLTPSYPRLHPVYPRLPPANPQLPPGYTLSTAPGHPPGYPRLPPATPGYSLANPRLPPKLHPVYSLAKPRLPPRLPPVTTRLPPSYPSGYSPVTPWLPPRLPPATPPVTPGYFPATPGYPRLPPVTPRLPPVTPGYPNKAFANSWTQTTPTADHPPTADHPYSRPPPTPTADHPPPLQQTTPTADHPPPLQQTTPTADHPPPLQQTTPTADHPHPYSRPPPPLQQTTPTADHPHPYSRPPPPLQQTTPTADHPHPYSRPPLQQTTPTPTADHPYSRPPPPLQQTTPTADHPHPYSRPPLQQTTPTPTADHPYSRPPPPLQQTTPTADHPHPYSRPPLQQTTPTPTADHPYSRPPPPLQQTTPHPYSRPPPPLQQTTPTADHPHPYSRPPLQQSTPLPTADHPPTPTADHPPPLQQTTPTPTADHPHPYSRPPLQQTTPLQQTTPTPTADHPHPYSRPPLQQTTPTPTADHPYSRPPPTADHPYSSPPPPYSRPPPPLQQTTPHPYSRPPPIPTADHPHPYSRPPPTPTADHPSPLQQTTPAPTADHPHPYSGPPPPLQQTTPLQQTTPTPTADHPPPYSRPPPTPTAVHPPPLQQATPTADHPHPYSRPPPPLQQTTPHPYSRPPPTPIADHPHPYSGPPPPLQQTSPTADHPHPYSRPALQQTTPTADHPHPYSSPPLQQTTPTPTADHPYSRPPPLQQTTPTADHPPPLQQTTPPPLQQTTPQKMEIKLRRRLRHSSNNNKQQQQTKKHIS, encoded by the exons atgggtgcgcccAGCTACCGCCCCCGGTTACCCCCCCGGCTACCCCCCAGTTACCCCCGGCTAACCCCCAGTTACCCCCGGCTACACCCTGTCTACCCCCGGTTACCCCCGGCTAACCCCCAGTTACCCCCCGGCTACACCCTGTCTACCGCCCCCGGTCACCCGCCCGGCTACCCCCGGTTACCCCCGGCTACCCCCGGTTACTCCCTGGCTAACCCCCGGTTACCCCCCAAGCTACACCCTGTCTACTCCCTGGCTAAACCCCGGCTACCCCCACGGTTACCCCCAGTTACAACCCGGCTACCCCCCAGCTACCCCAGCGGTTACTCCCCGGTTACCCCCTGGCTACCCCCCCGTTTACCCCCGGCTACCCCCCCGGTTACCCCCGGTTACTTCCCGGCTACCCCCGGTTACCCCCGGTTACCCCCGGTTACCCCCCGGCTACCCCCGGTTACCCCCGGTTACCCCAATAAAGCattcgccaactcctggaca cagaccacccctacagcagaccacccccctacagcagaccacCCCTACAGCAGACCACCCCCCACCCCTACAGCAGACCACCCCCCACCCCTACAGCAGACCACCCCTACAGCAGACCACCCCCCACCCCTACAGCAGACCACCCCTACAGCAGACCACCCCCCACCCCTACAGCAGACCACCCCTACAGCAGACCACCCCCACCCCTACAGCAGACCACCCCCACCCCTACAGCAGACCACCCCTACAGCAGACCACCCCCACCCCTACAGCAGACCACCCCCACCCCTACAGCAGACCACCCCTACAGCAGACCACCCCCACCCCTACAGCAGACCACCCCTACAGCAGACCACCCCCACCCCTACAGCAGACCACCCCTACAGCAGACCACCCCCACCCCTACAGCAGACCACCCCTACAGCAGACCACCCCCACCCCTACAGCAGACCACCCCTACAGCAGACCACCCCCACCCCTACAGCAGACCACCCCTACAGCAGACCACCCCCACCCCTACAGCAGACCACCCCTACAGCAGACCACCCCCACCCCTACAGCAGACCACCCCTACAACAGACCACCCCCACCCCTACAGCAGACCACCCCTACAGCAGACCACCCCCACCCCTACAGCAGACCACCCCCCACCCCTACAGCAGACCACCCCCACCCCTACAGCAGACCACCCCTACAGCAGACCACCCCCACCCCTACAGCAGACCACCCCTACAGCAGTCCACCCCCCTCCCTACAGCAGaccacccccccacccctacagcagaccaccccccacccctacagcagaccacccccacccctacagcagaccacccccacccctacagcagaccacccctacagcagaccacccccctacagcagaccacCCCCACCCCTACAGCAGACCACCCCCACCCCTACAGCAGACCACCCCTACAGCAGACCACCCCCACCCCTACAGCAGACCACCCCTACAGCAGACCACCCCCTACAGCAGACCACCCCTACAGCAGTCCACCCCCTCCCTACAGCAGACCACCCCCACCCCTACAGCAGACCACCCCTCACCCCTACAGCAGACCACCCCCCATCCCTACAGCGGACCACCCCCACCCCTACAGCAGACCACCCCCCACCCCTACAGCAGACCACCCCTCACCCCTACAGCAGACCACCCCCGCCCCTACAGCAGACCACCCCCACCCCTACAGCGGACCACCCCCACCCCTACAGCAGACCacccccctacagcagaccacccccacccctacagcagaccacccccccccctacagcagaccaccccccacccctacagcagtccaccccccacccctacaGCAGGCCACCCCTACAGCAGACCACCCCCACCCCTACAGCAGACCACCCCCACCCCTACAGCAGACCACCCCCCACCCCTACAGCAGACCACCCCCCACCCCTATAGCAGACCACCCCCACCCCTACAGCGGACCACCCCCACCCCTACAGCAGACCAGCCCTACAGCAGACCACCCCCACCCCTACAGCAGACCAGCCCTACAGCAGACCACCCCTACAGCAGACCACCCCCACCCCTACAGCAGTCCACCCCTACAGCAGACCACCCCCACCCCTACAGCAGACCACCCCTACAGCAGACCACcccccctacagcagaccacacctacagcagaccaccccccacccctacagcagaccacccccccacccctacagcagaccaccccccaaaaaatggagATTAAATTGCGTCGTAGGTTGAGacacagcagcaacaacaacaaacaacaacaacaaacaaaaaaacatatctCTTAA